One window of Salminus brasiliensis chromosome 16, fSalBra1.hap2, whole genome shotgun sequence genomic DNA carries:
- the LOC140537102 gene encoding lysosomal proton-coupled steroid conjugate and bile acid symporter SLC46A3 has product MKKLYFVEPVVAVYSFASFMLYPLVQQYVYRRLWKEITNTSFTALDTSSRCGTNSSNHSSHHKEVQKAASLFSMYSDLFSLIPGLIVTLILVAYSDQRGRKITIIMPLIGSLVYCLSFLAVSFFELNLYLLIAAAFISALFGGIGTMLGGCFSYVADLCEDDKQKTLRMAGVDMVIGLFSGMSLIASGYFLKETGFNWPLFTAAMVQLVNLLYAVFLLGESRVIESTVAADSNTCSGAVRKMTFGIYNLFAQGSRRRNVLLVLLIVILCSFSFANFGGLTVVTLYELNEPLCWSEILIGYGSALSTTVFVTSFIGIYVLSRCLPDLVIIFIGMLSVLIGMVMMAFAKTTLMMFLVRLPMLLAIMPFPVLRSMMSKVVSKSEQGALFACVAVIDSLSTNLASAAFDSVYSTTVAWYPGFAFLLAAGLCIIPMGLLGTLRFFRLGDAVETERLLAEEDTQTTENALVA; this is encoded by the exons ATGAAGAAGTTATACTTTGTGGAACCGGTGGTCGCCGTGTACTCCTTCGCCAGCTTCATGTTGTACCCTCTGGTGCAGCAGTATGTGTATCGACGACTGTGGAAGGAGATCACCAACACGTCTTTCACCGCGTTGGATACCTCTTCCAGATGTGGCACCAACAGCAGCAATCATTCAAGCCACCATAAa GAGGTGCAGAAAGCAGCCTCGCTGTTCTCCATGTACTCGGACCTCTTCTCTTTAATCCCAGGTCTCATTGTGACGCTCATCTTGGTGGCCTACAGTGACCAAAGGGGTCGcaagatcaccatcatcatgCCCCTAATTGGCTCCCTGGTCTACTGCCTGTCCTTCCTCGCCGTGTCCTTCTTCGAGCTCAACCTCTACCTGCTCATTGCGGCCGCCTTCATCAGCGCCCTGTTTGGCGGCATAGGCACCATGCTGGGAGGCTGCTTCTCCTACGTAGCCGACCTGTGCGAGGACGACAAGCAGAAGACCCTGCGCATGGCTGGGGTGGACATGGTGATTGGGCTGTTCTCCGGGATGTCTTTGATCGCCTCTGGCTACTTCCTGAAGGAAACCGGCTTTAACTGGCCCTTATTTACCGCCGCCATGGTCCAGCTGGTCAACTTGCTGTATGCAGTTTTCCTCCTGGGAGAAAGTAGGGTGATTGAAAGCACGGTGGCAGCGGACAGTAATACCTGTAGTGGTGCTGTACGGAAGATGACGTTTGGGATCTATAACCTCTTTGCCCAaggcagcaggaggaggaacgTGCTGCTGGTACTCCTCATAGTCATCCTCTGCTCTTTCAGCTTTGCCAATTTTGGTGGCTTAACAGTGGTCACGCTTTACGAGCTTAACGAGCCGCTCTGCTGGAGCGAGATCCTCATCGGCTATGGCTCCGCTCTCTCCACCACGGTGTTTGTCACCAGTTTCATTGGTATATATGTTCTGTCACGCTGCCTGCCAGACCTAGTCATTATCTTTATTGGAATGCTGTCCGTTCTCATAGGCATGGTAATGATGGCCTTCGCCAAAACCACACTGATGATGTTTCTTG TGAGGCTACCTATGCTCTTGGCCATCATGCCTTTTCCTGTCTTGCGCTCTATGATGTCAAAGGTGGTTTCAAAGTCCGAGCAGG GTGCCCTCTTCGCCTGTGTAGCTGTGATTGATAGCCTAAGCACTAATTTGGCGAGTGCCGCTTTCGATAGTGTCTACAGCACAACAGTGGCCTGGTACCCTGGCTTTGCCTTCCTCCTGGCTGCTGGACTCTGCATCATTCCCATGGGTCTGCTGGG CACTCTTCGATTCTTCCGACTAGGAGATGCCGTTGAAACAGAGAGACTCTTAGCAGAGGAAGACACTCAGACAACAGAAAATGCTCTTGTAGCCTGA